Proteins from a single region of Rhodovibrio salinarum DSM 9154:
- a CDS encoding SixA phosphatase family protein, with protein MKTLYLLRHAKSSWDDPSLADHDRPLAPRGRKAAPRMAVWLRTQAIRPDLVICSSAARARETWELVADELQPAPEVDVRRAVYDAGPEQLIAVVRGAPAQIDTLMLVGHNPAMEEAAALLAGDGDLQALATLQSKYPTAAIAELTFNVDTWDKVGRDTGYLSRFVRPKDLAG; from the coding sequence ATGAAAACGCTCTATCTGCTGCGCCATGCCAAATCCAGCTGGGACGATCCCAGCCTTGCCGACCACGACCGTCCGCTCGCCCCGCGCGGGCGCAAGGCGGCCCCGCGTATGGCCGTCTGGCTACGCACCCAGGCCATCCGGCCCGACCTTGTGATCTGTTCCAGCGCCGCGCGGGCGCGGGAAACCTGGGAGCTGGTCGCCGACGAACTACAGCCGGCCCCGGAAGTCGACGTCCGCCGGGCGGTCTATGACGCCGGACCGGAACAACTGATCGCCGTCGTCCGCGGCGCGCCGGCACAGATCGATACCTTGATGCTGGTCGGCCACAATCCCGCGATGGAAGAGGCTGCGGCTCTGCTGGCCGGCGACGGCGACCTGCAGGCGCTGGCGACGCTGCAGAGCAAATACCCGACCGCCGCGATCGCCGAGCTGACCTTCAATGTCGACACCTGGGACAAGGTCGGCCGCGACACGGGCTATCTCAGTCGCTTCGTCCGACCGAAGGATTTGGCGGGTTAA
- a CDS encoding CYTH and CHAD domain-containing protein, whose product MAEEVELKLALAPHDLSRLPASAMVRALATGPGTTKRLSATYYDTPSLTLRRHGIALRVRRDGNRLTQTLKAPLTFATAGSTGPSPSQVNGNGLQHLREFEAELGSDQPDLTLIDDGELQELFREEALVDELEPVFTTTFDRRTVPLEMADSTVELALDQGDISVADDREEICEAELELQAGRPSRLYELALMLSRDVSFRLENRSKAARGYQLYAAEPPKPYKAGKPLLAPGMTVAEAFTQQARSCIDQVRANEAAVLDGSDPEGVHQMRVGLRRLRALVTVYKSVFAEEPYTFLRTELRWLQQQLGPAREWDVFLKETLAPLRNRLPSEDSLEILQREVHSLQRTAYEQARTAVIDPRTAELLLRLELWLAEGGWRASAVPGQSDQGDSPVEPFARATLAKRAKKVTKLGRRHDTLSEGELHRLRIQCKKLRYAAEFFAGLFPKKPTKRYLKGLEAIQDRLGAVNDAATGQRLLDDLDRRLSDHTQTHGQGGEALAANATGIVLGWQAALMDRELQAFHATWDQFAAQKAFWKKG is encoded by the coding sequence ATGGCCGAGGAAGTCGAGCTGAAGCTCGCCCTTGCCCCGCACGATCTGTCCCGCTTGCCCGCAAGTGCGATGGTGCGCGCCCTTGCGACCGGGCCGGGTACGACCAAGCGGCTGAGTGCGACCTATTACGATACCCCGTCGCTCACGCTGCGGCGCCACGGCATTGCGTTGCGCGTGCGCCGGGATGGCAATCGCCTGACCCAGACATTGAAGGCGCCGCTGACGTTCGCGACCGCTGGTTCCACCGGCCCATCGCCTTCCCAGGTCAACGGCAACGGGCTGCAGCACCTGCGCGAGTTCGAGGCGGAGTTGGGCAGCGACCAGCCCGACCTGACGCTGATCGACGATGGCGAGCTGCAGGAGCTGTTCCGCGAAGAGGCGCTGGTCGATGAGTTGGAGCCGGTGTTCACCACCACCTTCGACCGCCGGACGGTGCCGCTGGAAATGGCGGACAGCACGGTTGAGCTCGCTCTCGATCAAGGGGACATCAGCGTCGCTGACGATCGCGAGGAAATCTGCGAAGCGGAGCTGGAACTGCAGGCCGGTCGGCCGTCGCGCTTGTACGAACTGGCGCTGATGCTGTCCCGCGACGTCAGCTTTCGCCTGGAGAACCGCAGCAAGGCCGCGCGCGGCTATCAACTCTACGCTGCCGAGCCGCCCAAGCCCTACAAGGCCGGCAAGCCGCTGCTTGCCCCCGGGATGACGGTCGCCGAAGCGTTCACTCAGCAGGCGCGCAGCTGCATCGATCAGGTGCGGGCCAACGAGGCGGCCGTGCTGGACGGCAGCGATCCCGAGGGCGTCCATCAGATGCGCGTCGGCCTGCGTCGGCTGCGCGCGCTGGTGACGGTTTACAAGAGTGTGTTCGCGGAGGAGCCGTATACGTTCCTGCGCACCGAACTGCGCTGGCTACAGCAGCAGTTGGGGCCGGCGCGCGAGTGGGACGTGTTTTTGAAGGAGACGCTGGCACCGCTGCGCAACCGGCTTCCCTCCGAAGACAGTTTGGAGATTTTGCAGCGGGAAGTTCACTCCCTGCAGCGCACCGCGTATGAGCAGGCGCGCACGGCCGTAATCGACCCCCGTACCGCAGAGTTGCTGCTGCGCTTGGAGCTGTGGCTGGCGGAGGGGGGCTGGCGGGCATCTGCCGTGCCGGGGCAAAGCGACCAAGGGGACTCGCCCGTCGAGCCGTTCGCCCGTGCCACGCTCGCCAAGCGCGCCAAGAAGGTGACCAAGCTGGGCAGGCGTCACGACACGTTGAGCGAGGGCGAGCTGCACCGCTTGCGCATCCAGTGCAAGAAGCTGCGCTACGCTGCGGAGTTCTTCGCCGGACTGTTCCCGAAAAAGCCGACCAAGCGCTACTTGAAGGGGCTGGAAGCAATCCAGGATCGCCTGGGCGCGGTCAACGACGCGGCAACCGGGCAGCGCTTGTTGGACGATTTGGACCGCCGGTTGAGCGATCATACCCAGACGCATGGGCAGGGCGGCGAGGCGCTGGCCGCCAACGCAACCGGCATCGTGCTGGGCTGGCAGGCCGCCTTGATGGACCGTGAGTTGCAGGCCTTCCACGCGACTTGGGACCAGTTCGCCGCGCAGAAGGCGTTCTGGAAGAAGGGGTAA
- a CDS encoding SDR family oxidoreductase, which yields MDLGIAGKTALVCAASRGLGYACAHALAREGVSVTIVARTQADIEQAAQEIAQATGSTVTPVAADITTPDGRAAALAACPEPDILVNNAGGPPPGDFRDWHRDDWIAALDANMLAPIELIKATVDGMIGRGFGRIVNITSGAVKAPIPILGLSNGARAGLTGFIAGLSRETVKHNVTINNLLPGPFETARLEGTLKAAADKQGKSVAEVRQERESGNPAGRFGDPKEFGDACAFLCAATNGFMTGQNVLLDGGAYPGTL from the coding sequence ATGGATCTGGGGATCGCGGGTAAGACAGCGCTGGTCTGCGCGGCCAGTCGGGGGCTGGGCTATGCCTGTGCGCACGCGCTGGCGCGCGAAGGCGTGTCGGTGACGATCGTGGCGCGTACGCAGGCGGACATCGAGCAGGCGGCGCAGGAGATCGCTCAGGCGACCGGCAGCACCGTGACCCCGGTCGCCGCCGACATCACCACACCGGACGGGCGTGCGGCCGCGCTGGCAGCCTGCCCCGAGCCGGACATCCTGGTCAACAACGCCGGCGGGCCGCCGCCGGGCGACTTCCGCGACTGGCACCGCGACGACTGGATCGCCGCGCTGGACGCCAACATGCTGGCGCCGATCGAACTGATCAAAGCCACCGTGGACGGCATGATCGGCCGTGGTTTCGGGCGGATCGTGAACATCACCAGCGGAGCGGTGAAGGCGCCGATCCCGATCCTGGGCTTGTCGAACGGTGCGCGCGCCGGTCTGACCGGCTTCATCGCCGGGCTGAGCCGCGAGACGGTCAAGCACAACGTGACCATCAACAACCTGCTGCCGGGCCCGTTCGAGACCGCGCGTCTGGAAGGCACGCTGAAAGCCGCGGCGGACAAGCAGGGCAAGTCGGTCGCGGAGGTTCGCCAAGAGCGCGAATCGGGCAATCCAGCGGGCCGGTTCGGCGATCCGAAGGAGTTCGGCGACGCCTGCGCGTTCCTGTGCGCGGCGACGAACGGCTTCATGACCGGCCAGAACGTGTTGCTCGACGGCGGGGCCTATCCGGGCACGCTGTAG